ATAAAGAATCACAAGACTTAACACAGTATATTTTATAGCCCTTGGAATCGTCTCTTTTGGATTATCAGTCTCTGAAGCTGCCAGGCCTATTATTTCAAAGCCTGCATAGGCAAACATAACCGTAAGCATACTTCCTGCAATACTTTTTATTCCTCCTGGAAGCAAAAAAGAAAGTTTTACACCTTTAACATCCACTGCACCGGTATTCAGCCTTAAAAGACCTGTAATTAAAAGAAGGGCCATAATTATAAAGGATACCACTGCAAGCAATTTAACAGCAGCAAGACCACTTTCCAGCTTACTTAATTTATCAGCACCTAACAAATTAAGCAGCGTAATTATAATGATAATTATACTTCCTAAAAAAGATATGGATATGCCAGGAAACCATCTGCGAATCAAAATAGATACAGCTGCAGCTTCACTGGACATAGCAAGAACCATACCAGTCCAGTAGACCCATCCCACAGTAAATCCAGCTCTTGAACCAAAGGCCTTTCTGGTAAACGTAAAAAAAGAACCAGGTGACGGATCTGCCACTGTCATCTCTGAAAGTGCGGAAAGAATAAAATATACTAAAATTCCTCCTAATACATAGGAAATAATTATAAAAGGACCCAGAGCATGAATAGCCACAGAAGAACCCAGAAAAAAAGAACCTCCAATTATAGTTCCAAGAGCCATCATTGTAAGCTGTAACACAGATAATCCCTTATGCTTTTTTTCCATAGTTCACCTCCAGCTTATATAATTCTAGAAGTAGTATGTCTCAATAATAAAAAAATATACCCAAAATATAAAAAATGGGTACCTAAACCCATTTTATAGAAATACACCAGCTATTTTTTATTTTTCCTTCAACTTTACCCTTATAGTATATAAATTAAATTTATAAAGTCCTTTTTATTTAATTATTAAGAATTTGACCCTGCTTCTTAGCTTCCTTGTGTAAATTAAATCCCTGCCCTAAAACCTCATAAGTATCACTAATTATTATAAATGAGCCTGCATCTATACTTTTTATAAGACTTTTAAATATATTTATTTCAGATTGATTCATAACCACCATCAGAATTGTACGTTCTTCTTCAGTATATCCTCCA
This window of the Clostridium kluyveri DSM 555 genome carries:
- a CDS encoding amino acid permease, translated to MEKKHKGLSVLQLTMMALGTIIGGSFFLGSSVAIHALGPFIIISYVLGGILVYFILSALSEMTVADPSPGSFFTFTRKAFGSRAGFTVGWVYWTGMVLAMSSEAAAVSILIRRWFPGISISFLGSIIIIIITLLNLLGADKLSKLESGLAAVKLLAVVSFIIMALLLITGLLRLNTGAVDVKGVKLSFLLPGGIKSIAGSMLTVMFAYAGFEIIGLAASETDNPKETIPRAIKYTVLSLVILYIASIYAVLLLIPTDILGENVSPMVAALNRWGMNWTGNVINIVMVIAILSTMLAAMFGIGRMIRSLADEAYAPRWLKDNTNIPYKGMAFSGAAMFLGLMLGLLFPRVYLFLVSCGGFSLLFTYVMIVASQIRMRKNHVYVIEKKQYSYISWITVISLIVIILSMPFIPGQASGLIAGIIIIAFYSAAYTIMKYYIKIKKHGELKDKFNAKERKTGFLMELSKEFIERRKVFKRDKKKYDK